One Misgurnus anguillicaudatus chromosome 19, ASM2758022v2, whole genome shotgun sequence genomic region harbors:
- the LOC129436467 gene encoding uncharacterized protein, with translation MDLLDYPVPELDATLQEASRVLQLTLNPEQYQHYKNALLQERDVLQKAQEHLKAHASGRENWVTEEFKKRLLSCYDPLPTSTAIPSVLPSSKLKGEFAQIGHATALLWAVAKLYSEPCLVEGDVPTERTQQSEVFAANRLPGKSQDELKIYTDSLHAILICRGGIFPIQILWRPSSGEPPSPLPVNEIYTQLVHASSHPAAAPEQDPSIICGLTSLHRQAWHAVRTDIIKAGGDAAITLEKIESALLVVSLEDGPAPDDLADTLNAVRLGERDGRCLRYYDKVVNLVVFKDGQAGMLFEHSALDGMVAGLVVERLWQLSDSQNTEMINTQTSALAPPSNTDSLHPKPLKISLKNITLPNQSLSNTLQPNQSVMTIDVSSYPDVFTTLRGHRGLYDAWINFTLQLSLRQILGDAASSLIMVTPTHMRHFKHGRCDPTYSTTVRSRQLVTALASCIGPDNNPRYTNELFRLFHLAFVEHKNLIKATKLGLGVGPHLAVLRKYMSKDSALKKFLDPFGCPSVYLTGSDMMEGVECAVGNVYATNQLAVTYLGRKDKVRLVLNGKGIFANVLGNLKERLEFNLKLVMLLALRYAIAGQMGAIECLLQDSEERLFNGSPVVDVVSTVEQKGQSKTTIKGQASPTLNLTHKIKTDFSLVIHGGAGEEMMLNQKVTEVIEFALQTALTLGAQVLIHGGNSLEAVQKSVVALEDCFLFNAGKGSVYNRDGEHEMEATIVDGHGKNSGSVACLRKVKNPITAARCVMEKSVHSLLTGKGAEEFLDSVGEKETEMKSEYFDTDVRYKELIIKSGGSKNNHPQTVGAVALDKRGKLAAATSTGGLVGKWKGRVGDTAIVGAGIYADEKLAVTCSGDGDAFLRQTVAHKVASLYNLKGYSLRRACQEVINDDLEGKCAGIIAVDHHGEAVIETNAAVMFVASVVNGIRRTEVLRPMKSFSNVIWETDELVGYLQSNPVTLGATVLTRKTLNGPSSIFQLALPDYVSMLQGARTIANLLCKKLGVHRCALVSMPELDKPAYIKVLPLHGLEPNWKPHLAVETEFNAYDPGYCSSKNGPRCEDSILDQMQAKICSHLPTPNAPFSFDFHGEISDTGLFPRIIRGEEKHWRIWEDNKHVAFLTPFPNAPGFTVLVPRKPLNSDIFRLDESDYTALIVAARRVSQLLQEGINAHGVALIFEGLEIDYAHAKLIPLVSQPNGIKPQAVAPQFCQTYTGYVTSVDGPPISPEDLTEIHNKITKSTPPHTWENPVTHAISAIKSKWYRNLFQIQNTLFHSTVEYFRNKCKYSYALTPITTDTISSPMGLGSDSEPVFVSMLGQDVYLADSMQFVLEYFLRFQDGLPGAYYVSPSFRGEDPDATHLNQFYHVECELLGDMDAAISIAEGYVAHLTKEMLKEHSNFILNTAGTLSHVHKLLKSLKEPLPKITLDQAIEMMPSSDCLEWVQEGQPHFGRKLTRKGEKVLIEKYGGAVWLTEMDHLGVPFYQAYVEGSGRSKAKAADLLFGLGETVGLGERHSKPEMVREALQHHAVSEDSYKWYINMREVIPLSTSGWGMGTERYLCWLLQHNDVRDMQIIPRLKAKKYMP, from the exons ATGGACCTACTAGATTATCCCGTTCCAGAACTGGATGCTACTCTGCAGGAAGCTAGCCGGGTGCTTCAGCTCACCTTAAATCCTGAGCAGTATCAACACTATAAAAATGCCCTCCTTCAAGAAAGAGATGTTCTTCAGAAAGCCCAAGAACACCTGAAGGCACACGCCTCTGGACGTGAGAACTGGGTAACGGAAGAATTCAAGAAGCGATTGTTATCTTGCTATGATCCCCTGCCCACTTCCACGGCTATTCCTTCAGTCCTTCCCTCATCTAAGCTAAAGGGGGAGTTTGCACAAATCGGGCACGCTACAGCTCTACTGTGGGCTGTTGCTAAGCTATACAGTGAACCTTGTCTGGTGGAAGGGGATGTACCAACTGAGCGAACGCAACAATCTGAGGTTTTTGCAGCTAATCGCCTACCAGGCAAAAGCCAGGATGAGTTAAAG ATATACACAGACAGCCTTCATGCCATACTGATTTGTCGAGGAGGTATATTTCCCATTCAAATTTTATGGCGACCAAGTTCGGGGGAACCTCCATCACCGTTACCTGTCAATGAAATCTACACCCAGTTGGTCCATGCATCCAGTCACCCAGCAGCAGCTCCTGAACAAGACCCGTCCATTATCTGTGGTCTGACCTCTCTTCATCGCCAAGCTTGGCATGCTGTGAGAACGGATATCATAAAGGCAGGAGGTGATGCAGCAATAACACTAGAAAAGATAGAGAGTGCACTTCTGGTTGTATCCCTGGAAGACGGCCCTGCACCAGATGACCTTGCAGATACCCTCAATGCTGTCCGACTAGGAGAAAGAGATGGACGGTGTTTGAGATACTATGATAAG GTGGTGAACTTGGTGGTTTTCAAAGATGGCCAAGCTGGCATGCTGTTTGAGCATAGCGCTTTGGATGGAATGGTAGCTGGACTTGTGGTTGAACGTCTATGGCAGCTGTCCGATTCCCAAAACACAGAAATGATAAACACTCAGACCAGTGCATTAGCTCCACCCTCAAACACTGATTCTCTTCATCCCAAACCTTTAAAAATTTCACTGAAAAACATAACTTTACCAAATCAGTCTCTTTCTAACACTCTACAACCAAACCAATCTGTCATGACTATTGATGTTTCATCTTATCCAGATGTGTTCACCACTTTAAGGGGCCACAGAGGTTTATATGATGCATGGATTAATTTTACTTTGCAACTGTCCTTGAGGCAAATACTTGGGGATGCTGCAAGTAGCCTCATCATGGTCACACCTACCCACATGCGTCACTTCAAACATGGCCGCTGCGATCCCACATACTCGACCACTGTGAGATCTCGCCAGCTTGTTACAGCTTTAGCATCCTGCATTGGCCCAGACAACAATCCCCGATACACAAATGAGCTCTTTCGACTCTTTCATCTAGCTTTTGTTGAGCACAAAAACCTTATTAAAGCCACCAAGCTTGGCCTTGGTGTAGGCCCTCATCTGGCAGTCCTACGCAAATATATGTCCAAAGATAGCGCACTTAAGAAATTTCTTGATCCTTTTGGGTGTCCATCTGTTTACCTGACAGGGTCAGATATGATGGAGGGAGTTGAGTGTGCTGTTGGCAATGTGTATGCTACAAACCAGCTAGCTGTCACATATCTAGGCAGAAAGGACAAAGTCCGTCTAGTGTTGAATGGAAAAGGTATCTTTGCAAATGTTTTGGGAAATCTCAAAGAAAGACTTGAGTTCAATCTAAAACTAGTGATGCTCCTGGCACTGAGGTATGCCATTGCTGGGCAGATGGGAGCCATTGAATGCCTCTTGCAAGACAGTGAAGAAAGACTCTTTAATGGTTCTCCAGTGGTGGATGTAGTCAGCACTGTGGAGCAAAAAGGACAAAGCAAAACAACAATTAAAGGACAAGCTTCTCCAACTTTAAACTTGACCCATAAAATCAAAACAGATTTCTCCTTGGTAATCCATGGTGGGGCAGGGGAGGAAATGATGCTGAATCAGAAGGTGACTGAAGTCATTGAGTTTGCCCTTCAAACAGCTCTAACTCTTGGAGCACAAGTGCTTATCCATGGAGGTAATAGTCTGGAGGCAGTACAAAAAAGTGTGGTTGCATTGGAAGACTGTTTCTTGTTTAATGCTGGCAAGGGGTCAGTGTATAACAGGGATGGAGAGCATGAAATGGAGGCCACTATTGTGGATGGACATGGGAAGAACTCTGGATCAGTGGCTTGTCTGCGTAAAGTAAAAAACCCAATAACAGCTGCCCGTTGTGTAATGGAAAAAAGTGTGCACTCTTTATTGACAGGGAAAGGTGCAGAGGAGTTTTTGGACAGTGTTGGAGAGAAAGAAACAGAAATGAAATCAGAGTACTTTGACACTGATGTAAGATACAAGGAATTAATTATTAAGTCAGGTGGTAGCAAAAATAACCATCCTCAAACAGTAGGTGCAGTTGCACTGGATAAGCGGGGTAAGTTAGCAGCAGCCACATCCACTGGAGGTTTAGTTGGCAAATGGAAAGGCAGAGTCGGTGACACAGCTATAGTCGGGGCAGGCATATATGCAGATGAGAAACTTGCAGTGACATGTTCTGGTGATGGCGATGCCTTTTTACGTCAAACAGTTGCCCACAAAGTAGCCAGTTTATACAACCTCAAGGGTTACAGTCTCAGACGGGCTTGTCAAGAAGTAATTAATGACGATCTGGAAGGAAAGTGTGCTGGAATTATTGCTGTAGACCATCACGGAGAAGCTGTTATTGAAACTAATGCAGCCGTGATGTTTGTGGCTTCAGTTGTCAATGGCATTCGTCGAACCGAAGTTTTACGACCTATGAAGAGCTTTTCAAATGTGATTTGGGAAACTGATGAATTGGTAGGTTATTTACAGTCTAATCCTGTGACCCTAGGAGCTACTGTTCTCACTCGTAAGACCCTAAATGGACCCAGTAGCATCTTTCAGTTAGCGCTACCTGACTATGTATCAATGTTGCAGGGGGCACGGACAATTGCTAATCTCCTATGTAAGAAACTTGGTGTGCACCGCTGTGCACTTGTGTCCATGCCAGAACTTGATAAACCTGCTTACATTAAGGTTTTACCTCTCCATGGACTGGAACCTAACTGGAAACCTCACTTAGCTGTGGAAACTGAGTTCAATGCTTACGACCCTGGTTACTGTAGTTCCAAAAATGGTCCACGTTGTGAAGATAGCATTCTTGACCAAATGCAGGCAAAAATTTGCTCACACCTCCCTACGCCCAATGCCCCTTTTAGCTTTGATTTTCATGGAGAGATTTCAGATACTGGCCTTTTCCCCCGCATAATTCGTGGTGAGGAAAAACATTGGCGTATCTGGGAAGACAACAAACATGTAGCATTTCTTACGCCATTTCCAAATGCACCAGGCTTTACAGTTCTAGTGCCACGAAAACCACTGAACAGTGACATTTTCCGTTTGGATGAGAGTGACTACACAGCCCTAATTGTGGCTGCACGGAGGGTTTCTCAACTTCTGCAAGAGGGAATAAATGCCCATGGTGTAGCTCTCATATTTGAAGGACTGGAAATCGACTATGCCCATGCTAAATTAATTCCATTAGTTTCTCAGCCTAATGGCATAAAGCCCCAAGCTGTGGCTCCTCAGTTCTGCCAAACTTACACTGGATATGTAACATCTGTAGATGGTCCCCCAATCAGCCCAGAGGATCTTACTGAGATCCACAATAAGATTACAAAAAGCACACCTCCTCACACCTGGGAAAACCCTGTGACCCATGCTATATCAGCCATCAAGAGCAAATGGTACCGCAATCTCTTTCAAATCCAAAACACCCTTTTTCACAGCACCGTAGAGTACTTCCGCAACAAATGCAAGTATTCATATGCATTGACGCCAATCACCACAGACACAATTTCCTCTCCAATGGGCCTGGGCTCAGATTCCGAGCCTGTGTTTGTCAGCATGCTGGGCCAAGATGTATATCTGGCTGACTCCATGCAGTTTGTATTAGAGTACTTTTTGAGGTTTCAGGATGGTCTTCCTGGGGCTTACTATGTGTCCCCCAGTTTCCGAGGGGAGGATCCTGATGCTACGCATCTTAACCAGTTCTACCATGTGGAGTGTGAGTTACTTGGTGACATGGATGCTGCCATAAGCATAGCTGAAGGCTATGTTGCCCATTTGACAAAGGAAATGCTGAAGGAACATTCAAACTTTATCTTAAATACAGCTGGTACTCTATCCCATGTCCATAAACTACTAAAAAGTTTAAAAGAACCTCTTCCAAAAATAACTCTGGACCAAGCCATCGAAATGATGCCTTCTTCTGATTGCCTTGAATGGGTTCAAGAAGGACAACCTCATTTTGGCAGAAAATTAACACGTAAAGGAGAGAAGGTTCTAATTGAGAAGTATGGAGGTGCTGTTTGGCTGACAGAAATGGACCATCTAGGAGTGCCCTTTTACCAAGCATATGTTGAAGGTTCAGGGAGGAGCAAAGCCAAGGCAGCAGACCTACTCTTTGGATTAGGAGAGACAGTAGGGCTTGGGGAACGTCACTCCAAACCTGAAATGGTAAGAGAAGCCTTACAACATCATGCCGTATCAGAAGATTCATACAAGTGGTACATCAACATGCGTGAAGTTATCCCTCTTTCTACAAGTGGATGGGGTATGGGCACAGAAAGATACCTATGCTGGCTTCTCCAGCACAATGATGTCAGAGACATGCAAATTATACCCAGACTAAAGGCCAAAAAGTATATGCCTTAA
- the LOC129436477 gene encoding ciliary microtubule inner protein 4 isoform X1, with translation MGDISQSKKSDSRNQVSRVSCPQVSPLCAPHYSQTSSNGTDQHTSYRMMSHYLRANIFPGPAVEWSSLVKDSYVHHPLPAFIQDPEHWHGHKTDDLVKWTEQNFLDKRLHKLLKEVEVKGVSK, from the exons ATGGGTGACATCAGTCAATCAAAGAAGTCGGACAGCAGGAATCAG GTGAGCAGAGTATCTTGCCCACAGGTTTCTCCACTTTGTGCACCACATTACTCTCAAACAAGCTCAAATGGCACAGATCAACACACATCCTATCGTATGATGAGCCACTACCTGCGTGCCAACATCTTCCCCG GGCCTGCAGTGGAGTGGTCCTCTCTGGTTAAGGACTCGTATGTCCATCATCCTTTACCAGCCTTCATTCAAGATCCAGAGCACTGGCACGGTCACAAAACCGATGACTTGG tgaaatggaCCGAGCAGAACTTTCTCGACAAAAGACTACATAAGCTGCTGAAGGAAGTGGAGGTCAAGGGTGTGTCCAAATAA
- the LOC129436477 gene encoding ciliary microtubule inner protein 4 isoform X2, producing MGDISQSKKSDSRNQVSPLCAPHYSQTSSNGTDQHTSYRMMSHYLRANIFPGPAVEWSSLVKDSYVHHPLPAFIQDPEHWHGHKTDDLVKWTEQNFLDKRLHKLLKEVEVKGVSK from the exons ATGGGTGACATCAGTCAATCAAAGAAGTCGGACAGCAGGAATCAG GTTTCTCCACTTTGTGCACCACATTACTCTCAAACAAGCTCAAATGGCACAGATCAACACACATCCTATCGTATGATGAGCCACTACCTGCGTGCCAACATCTTCCCCG GGCCTGCAGTGGAGTGGTCCTCTCTGGTTAAGGACTCGTATGTCCATCATCCTTTACCAGCCTTCATTCAAGATCCAGAGCACTGGCACGGTCACAAAACCGATGACTTGG tgaaatggaCCGAGCAGAACTTTCTCGACAAAAGACTACATAAGCTGCTGAAGGAAGTGGAGGTCAAGGGTGTGTCCAAATAA
- the LOC129436479 gene encoding mitochondrial ribosome and complex I assembly factor AltMIEF1-like, with translation MGGWSRSAVLQLYRALLRAGQHLQYTDRDYYRRAVAREFRRCQTLSAPAEREDALKRGQFFLSSGLGGLV, from the coding sequence ATGGGCGGCTGGTCCCGCAGTGCCGTGCTGCAGCTGTACCGAGCACTGCTCCGTGCAGGCCAACATCTACAGTACACAGACCGCGACTACTACCGGCGTGCTGTGGCCCGAGAGTTTAGGCGCTGTCAGACCCTCAGCGCCCCGGCAGAGAGGGAGGACGCGCTGAAGAGAGGCCAATTCTTCCTCAGTAGCGGCCTGGGGGGGTTGGTGTAG
- the mpst gene encoding 3-mercaptopyruvate sulfurtransferase: protein MAAQTRALVAARWLADAVKSNRVGPKLRILDASWYLPKLKRDAKAEFKQSHIPGASFFDIDDCCDKSSKFDHMLPSEGEFADYVGNLGIGNDTHVVVYDASDIGSFAAPRIWWMFRVFGHKSVSVLDGGFKNWLREGHPVTDQYTKPQRTKFKTTFNGSWVKTYENVLDNIKNKEFQVVDARANGRFRGVEPEPRETIEPGHIPGSINMPFTSFMDSNGQELPVEELAKLFQQAGVDIQKPFCVTCGSGVTACHIALAAHLCGHPGVYLYDGSWVEWFSKAAPEHVISEGKGKH, encoded by the exons ATGGCTGCACAGACTCGAGCTCTCGTGGCGGCGCGATGGCTCGCGGATGCTGTAAAAAGCAACCGAGTGGGACCGAAACTACGCATATTAGACGCGTCTTGGTATTTGCCTAAACTCAAACGCGATGCCAAGGCAGAGTTTAAACAAAGTCACATTCCCGGAGCCTCGTTTTTCGACATCGATGACTGCTGTGACAAAAGCTCGAAGTTTGATCACATGCTGCCCAGCGAGGGCGAGTTTGCAGACTACGTAGGTAATTTGGGAATAGGCAACGACACTCATGTCGTCGTTTACGATGCCAGCGACATCGGCTCGTTCGCTGCACCAAGGATATGGTGGATGTTTAGGGTATTTGGTCACAAATCGGTTTCGGTTCTGGACGGCGGGTTCAAGAACTGGTTAAGGGAAGGTCATCCCGTCACCGACCAGTACACGAAACCACAGCGCACCAAGTTTAAGACGACCTTTAACGGGTCCTGGGTAAAAACTTACGAAAATGTGCTGGACAACATAAAAAACAAGGAGTTTCAAGTGGTCGACGCCAGAGCCAACGGAAGGTTTCGTGGGGTTGAACCGGAGCCAAGGGAAA CCATTGAACCTGGTCATATCCCTGGCTCGATCAACATGCCTTTCACCAGCTTCATGGACTCAAATGGTCAGGAGCTTCCTGTGGAGGAACTCGCTAAGCTTTTCCAGCAAGCTGGAGTTGACATCCAGAAGCCCTTCTGTGTTACCTGTGGCTCAGGTGTGACTGCCTGTCACATCGCCCTCGCCGCTCACCTGTGCGGCCACCCGGGCGTGTACCTGTACGATGGATCGTGGGTTGAGTGGTTCAGCAAAGCTGCCCCTGAACACGTGATCTCTGAGGGAAAAGGAAAGCACTGA